A genomic stretch from Pagrus major chromosome 3, Pma_NU_1.0 includes:
- the LOC140993901 gene encoding coiled-coil domain-containing protein 106-like: protein MNPPSSREDNSPPDHYMPQSSSSSAAAAAGGGGGGGGLYLDAYEVSFPLEESIERPPAYHLNQGQQMMDESVVQEPPHPQYSPFILVSNLRAHLYVALEKNAWLQKSIEELEEERNFLRCQLDRFIVSMRSPEATEWCADSQRGVKVQPASLPAPPSPMTTRSGMTLKRLQGPGPRSRRSTAIPVKQEYHLEEDKYYTEDEYVEEEEEEEEEEDEDSSVEKGSKKKGRGRANGEPRMKMRRIFRITHGRERQRVKDPDGVLIRYKKILTTYQRVRSMSRAFQIHGVDRNTMASTSPIAELLLVAPEKVAEVGEFEASKEKLLDYARRCYKTMDDPTHAKVQTMKKTHKLLPISYRFRN from the exons ATGAACCCTccgagcagcagagaggacaacAGCCCGCCAG ATCACTACATGCCCCAGTCTTCAtcctcatcagcagcagcagcagcaggaggaggaggaggaggaggaggtttgtATCTGGATGCCTACGAGGTGTCTTTTCCCCTGGAGGAGAGCATCGAGAGACCCCCCGCCTATCATCTGAACCAGGGCCAGCAGATGATGGACG agtCGGTGGTCCAGGAGCCTCCTCACCCTCAGTACAGCCCCTTCATCCTGGTCTCCAACCTGCGAGCTCACCTGTACGTCGCTCTGGAGAAGAACGCCTGGCTGCAGAAGAGCAtcgaggagctggaggaggaacgCAACTTCCTGCGCTGCCAGCTGGACCGCTTCATCGTCAGCATGAGGAGTCCGGAGG CGACAGAGTGGTGTGCAGACTCCCAGCGAGGTGTGAAGGTCCAGCCTGCCAGCTTACCCGCTCCTCCCTCCCCCATGACCACCAGGTCCGGGATGACCCTCAAACGGCTGCAGGGACCAGGACCTCGGAGCCGCCGCAGCACCGCCATCCCTG TCAAGCAGGAGTATCATCTGGAGGAGGATAAGTACTACACTGAGGACGAGTAcgtggaggaagaagaagaggaggaggaggaggaagatgaggactCGTCCGTGGAGAAGGGGTCAAAGAAGAAGGGCAGGGGGCGAGCCAACGGAGAGccgaggatgaagatgaggaggatcTTCAGGATCACCCacgggagggagagacagagag TTAAAGACCCAGACGGGGTTTTGATTCGTTATAAGAAGATCCTGACCACCTACCAGCGGGTGAGGAGCATGTCCCGAGCCTTCCAGATCCACGGAGTCGACCGAAACACCATGGCCTCCACCTCGCCCATCGccgagctgctgctggtggctcCAGAGAAG GTGGCTGAGGTCGGCGAGTTTGAGGCGTCAAAGGAGAAGCTTCTGGATTACGCCCGGCGCTGCTACAAGACCATGGACGACCCGACGCACGCCAAAGTCCAGACCATGAAGAAGACTCACAAGCTGCTGCCGATCTCCTACAGGTTCAGAAACTGA